One part of the Segnochrobactrum spirostomi genome encodes these proteins:
- a CDS encoding sulfate/molybdate ABC transporter ATP-binding protein has translation MGVRVENLVKAFDRTPALHGVSLDIPGGELVALLGPSGSGKTTLLRIVAGLEFPTEGTVYFGDEDALSKSVQERNIGFVFQHYALFKHMTVFDNIAFGLTVRPAARRPSRQAIRDKVMALLDLVQLPGLEKRYPMQLSGGQRQRVALARALAVDPQVLLLDEPFGALDAKVRKDLRRWLKEIHARTGHTTLFVTHDQEEAMELADRIVVMRAGQIEQVGTPDEIYDKPATPFVFDFIGESIRLPVTVSRGAVLLDGRPIPVALPGIADGAGELFARPSDIAIAANGAEGVPARVVAVRRTAGHRLLEAEVGADSHRVEFAIPTTTDVAVGQPIGLVLTATRFYPAA, from the coding sequence CGCTCCACGGCGTGTCGCTCGACATTCCGGGGGGCGAGCTCGTCGCCCTGCTCGGGCCGTCGGGCTCGGGCAAGACGACCCTGTTGCGCATCGTCGCCGGCCTCGAATTCCCGACCGAGGGCACCGTCTATTTCGGCGACGAGGATGCGCTCTCGAAGAGCGTTCAGGAGCGCAACATCGGCTTCGTGTTCCAGCACTACGCGCTGTTCAAGCACATGACGGTGTTCGATAACATCGCGTTCGGGCTGACCGTGCGGCCGGCGGCGCGCCGGCCCTCGAGGCAGGCGATCCGCGACAAGGTGATGGCGCTGCTCGATCTGGTGCAGCTTCCCGGCCTCGAGAAGCGCTATCCGATGCAGCTCTCGGGCGGCCAGCGCCAGCGCGTGGCGCTCGCCCGCGCGCTCGCCGTCGATCCGCAGGTTCTCCTCCTCGACGAGCCGTTCGGCGCGCTCGACGCCAAGGTGCGCAAGGATCTGCGCCGTTGGCTGAAGGAGATCCACGCCCGCACCGGCCACACCACCCTGTTCGTCACCCACGATCAGGAAGAGGCGATGGAACTCGCCGACCGCATCGTGGTGATGCGGGCGGGCCAGATCGAGCAGGTCGGCACGCCGGACGAGATCTACGACAAGCCGGCGACGCCGTTCGTGTTCGACTTCATCGGCGAATCGATCCGCCTGCCGGTCACCGTCTCCCGCGGCGCGGTGCTGCTCGACGGCCGGCCGATCCCGGTCGCGTTGCCGGGCATCGCCGACGGGGCGGGTGAGCTGTTCGCCCGGCCGAGCGACATCGCCATCGCCGCGAACGGGGCGGAAGGGGTGCCGGCGCGCGTGGTCGCGGTGCGCCGCACCGCCGGCCACCGGCTGCTCGAGGCCGAGGTCGGCGCCGATTCCCACCGCGTCGAGTTCGCCATTCCGACCACGACCGACGTCGCGGTGGGCCAGCCGATCGGTCTCGTCCTCACCGCGACGCGGTTCTATCCGGCGGCCTGA